One Thiobacillus sp. genomic region harbors:
- a CDS encoding fused response regulator/phosphatase, with product MPGDSLKILITDDNPINVKQVEAVVRRLGHVPLVAADGREAIEVFRRECPDLAFMDVMMPNMDGIAAVRALRALPSEKWVPIIFYSALDRMEDIVRGLESGADDYLVKPASLQLLRAKINIYANLLRFQREAREYSRELENWRDDAEEQSRLGAHVMSRLTDAEGLRDPMLQYFNIPAETFSGDLLCAARAPGEVMNVMLADAAGHGLPAALTAMPLTQAFYSMTTKGFPLSTIAEELNEKLKAILPADRFVAATLASVDVRNQTVEVWNGGNPDALYVDRSGEVLNTWVSRHPPLGILPSGLFSGMTETVVFNEPGDLVLCSDGLVEAETPQGEWLGLEGVTRLVGGAESGKARVEHLIRGLKAHLQSESGRDDISCMVLHVPIERRRQIRFAPPSMVSQASVQDWRLDISYASQELRYIDVVPAVLGFVTQITLLKPHQGALFLIVSELFNNALDHGVLGLESGMKAEEGGFERYLQLRMDRLASLREGHVSLAFHLHQEHTQAVLDIFVQDSGPGFDYGTLINQMEGDAAHMDHDRPSGRGIGLVRSLCSQLVYSGTGNKVWARYVLGELALPGPLLEADAA from the coding sequence GTGCCGGGCGACAGCCTGAAAATCCTTATCACCGACGACAATCCCATCAACGTCAAGCAGGTGGAGGCGGTGGTACGGCGACTCGGCCATGTGCCCCTGGTGGCGGCCGATGGCCGTGAAGCCATCGAGGTTTTCCGGCGGGAGTGTCCCGACCTGGCGTTCATGGACGTCATGATGCCCAACATGGACGGCATCGCCGCTGTCCGGGCCTTACGCGCGCTACCCAGCGAAAAATGGGTGCCCATCATCTTCTATTCTGCTCTGGACCGCATGGAGGACATCGTCCGCGGCCTGGAATCTGGCGCCGACGATTACCTGGTCAAGCCCGCCTCCTTGCAGTTGCTGCGGGCCAAGATCAACATCTACGCCAACCTGCTCAGGTTCCAGCGGGAAGCACGGGAGTATTCCAGGGAACTGGAGAACTGGCGCGACGATGCCGAGGAGCAGTCCCGTCTTGGCGCCCACGTGATGTCGCGGCTTACCGATGCGGAAGGCCTGCGGGATCCCATGTTGCAGTATTTCAATATTCCAGCGGAAACCTTCAGCGGCGACCTGCTGTGCGCGGCCAGGGCCCCGGGGGAGGTGATGAACGTGATGTTGGCGGATGCCGCCGGCCATGGCCTGCCGGCTGCCCTGACCGCCATGCCCCTCACCCAGGCTTTCTACAGCATGACGACCAAGGGTTTCCCTCTTTCCACCATCGCCGAGGAACTGAACGAGAAACTCAAGGCCATCCTGCCTGCGGACCGTTTCGTGGCGGCCACCCTGGCCTCGGTGGACGTGCGCAACCAGACCGTGGAGGTCTGGAACGGCGGCAACCCGGATGCGCTGTACGTGGACCGCAGCGGCGAGGTCCTGAATACCTGGGTTTCCCGGCATCCACCCCTGGGCATCCTGCCGTCGGGCCTGTTTTCAGGCATGACAGAGACCGTCGTGTTCAACGAGCCGGGAGACCTGGTGTTGTGCTCGGATGGCCTGGTGGAAGCGGAAACACCCCAAGGGGAATGGCTGGGACTGGAGGGAGTCACCAGGCTGGTGGGAGGGGCTGAGTCGGGGAAGGCGCGTGTCGAGCATCTGATCCGGGGATTGAAGGCGCATTTGCAGTCGGAATCCGGCCGGGACGATATTTCCTGCATGGTGCTCCACGTGCCCATCGAGCGCCGCCGCCAAATACGATTCGCCCCGCCCAGCATGGTGAGCCAGGCTTCCGTGCAGGATTGGCGCCTGGACATTTCCTACGCCTCCCAGGAATTGCGCTACATCGACGTGGTGCCGGCGGTGCTGGGCTTCGTCACGCAGATTACATTGCTCAAGCCCCATCAGGGCGCCCTGTTTCTGATCGTCTCCGAACTGTTCAACAACGCCCTGGACCATGGCGTGTTGGGCCTGGAGTCCGGCATGAAGGCGGAGGAGGGTGGCTTCGAGCGGTACCTGCAGTTACGCATGGATCGACTGGCGTCATTGCGGGAGGGCCATGTGAGCCTGGCCTTCCACCTGCATCAGGAGCACACCCAGGCCGTGCTCGACATCTTCGTGCAGGACAGTGGTCCGGGGTTCGATTACGGCACCCTGATCAACCAAATGGAGGGCGATGCGGCCCACATGGATCACGATCGCCCCAGTGGACGTGGCATCGGCCTGGTGCGCAGCCTGTGTTCCCAACTCGTCTATTCCGGTACCGGCAACAAGGTGTGGGCGCGCTACGTGCTGGGTGAACTGGCCTTGCCCGGACCCTTGTTGGAGGCCGATGCCGCCTGA
- a CDS encoding STAS domain-containing protein, which yields MQIARTEDVGRQTLKLSGRFDFNSHRDFRSAYEQALESGSAKTIVVNFEGVDYLDSSALGMLLLLREKAEASGKQVELAGLRGTVKQVLDVANFGKLFTIRA from the coding sequence ATGCAGATCGCCAGAACGGAGGATGTAGGCCGTCAGACCCTCAAGCTGAGTGGCCGTTTCGATTTCAATTCCCACCGGGACTTTCGCTCGGCCTATGAACAGGCCCTGGAATCCGGTAGTGCGAAGACGATCGTGGTGAACTTTGAAGGCGTGGACTATCTGGACAGTTCCGCCCTGGGCATGCTGCTGCTGCTCCGGGAGAAGGCGGAAGCAAGTGGCAAGCAGGTTGAACTGGCCGGCCTTCGGGGCACGGTCAAGCAGGTACTGGATGTGGCCAATTTCGGCAAGCTGTTCACCATCAGGGCCTGA
- a CDS encoding chemotaxis response regulator protein-glutamate methylesterase has product MAKIKVLVIDDSALIRSVMREIINSQPDMEVVGQAPDPLVARELIKQLNPDVLTLDVEMPRMNGLEFLEKLMRLRPTPVVMVSTLTELGSDATLKALELGAVDFISKPRLGVRESMNELAAELGDKIRAAARARIRRHALNTTPVAMPKPLAGHFLSTTEKIIFIGSSTGGTEALKEVLTRMPANSPAVLVTQHMPEAFTKSFAQRLNSLSALTVKEAEHNERVVPGHAYIAPGHSHLLVKKSGAYYYTELSRAEPVNRHRPSVDVLFNSAADVAGPNAVGVMLTGMGKDGAQGMLAMRQAGAYNIAQDEASCVVFGMPKAAIEVGAVHEVTPLAEVAGRVLGRLAERG; this is encoded by the coding sequence ATGGCAAAAATAAAGGTCCTCGTCATCGATGATTCCGCACTGATCCGCAGCGTCATGCGGGAAATCATCAACAGCCAGCCGGACATGGAGGTGGTGGGCCAGGCCCCCGACCCGCTTGTGGCCCGGGAACTCATCAAGCAGTTGAATCCCGACGTGCTGACGCTGGACGTGGAAATGCCCCGCATGAACGGGCTGGAGTTCCTGGAAAAGCTCATGCGCCTGCGTCCCACCCCGGTGGTCATGGTGTCCACTCTCACCGAGCTCGGTTCCGACGCGACCCTGAAAGCCCTGGAACTGGGCGCCGTGGACTTCATCTCCAAACCCAGGCTGGGGGTGCGGGAGTCCATGAACGAACTGGCGGCGGAGCTGGGTGACAAGATTCGTGCCGCGGCCAGGGCCCGCATACGTCGCCATGCGCTCAACACAACCCCGGTCGCCATGCCAAAGCCCCTGGCGGGCCATTTTCTAAGCACGACGGAAAAGATCATCTTCATCGGCTCTTCCACGGGGGGAACCGAGGCCCTGAAGGAGGTCCTGACGCGCATGCCGGCCAATTCCCCGGCGGTGCTCGTCACCCAGCACATGCCCGAAGCCTTCACCAAGTCCTTCGCCCAGCGTCTGAACAGCCTGTCGGCGCTGACGGTGAAGGAGGCGGAGCACAACGAACGGGTCGTGCCCGGCCACGCTTACATCGCGCCGGGCCATTCCCATCTGCTGGTGAAGAAGAGTGGCGCCTATTACTACACCGAGCTGTCCAGGGCCGAGCCCGTTAATCGCCACCGGCCGTCCGTGGACGTGCTGTTCAACAGTGCCGCCGATGTCGCCGGCCCCAACGCCGTGGGCGTGATGCTCACGGGCATGGGCAAGGACGGCGCCCAGGGCATGCTGGCCATGCGCCAGGCCGGCGCCTACAACATCGCCCAGGACGAGGCCTCCTGCGTGGTCTTCGGCATGCCCAAGGCGGCCATCGAGGTCGGCGCCGTGCACGAGGTGACTCCCCTCGCGGAAGTGGCGGGCCGGGTGCTGGGACGTCTTGCCGAACGTGGCTAG
- the cheD gene encoding chemoreceptor glutamine deamidase CheD, which yields MSQHGFEEVLAPNHYFDRNFDIEAAKILPGEYYVTGREMLLVTVLGSCVSACIRDPRSGIGGMNHFMLPEGGGDEHNPLSTSARYGGYAMEVLINQLVKLGANRASLEAKVFGGAAVLRGFTTVNVGQKNSEFVLEYLHNERIRVVAQDLKDLYPRKVYYWPTTGRVLVRKLKSVHNNTIIEREKDYGQRLQSSSIAGDVELFT from the coding sequence GTGAGTCAGCACGGATTCGAGGAAGTCCTCGCCCCCAACCACTATTTTGACCGCAATTTCGACATCGAGGCAGCCAAGATCCTGCCCGGTGAGTACTACGTCACCGGGCGGGAGATGCTGCTGGTGACGGTGCTCGGCTCCTGCGTGTCCGCCTGCATCCGGGATCCTCGCAGCGGCATCGGCGGCATGAACCATTTCATGCTGCCCGAGGGCGGCGGGGACGAGCACAACCCCCTGTCCACCTCGGCCCGCTATGGCGGTTATGCCATGGAGGTGCTCATCAACCAATTGGTGAAGCTGGGTGCCAACCGGGCCAGCCTGGAGGCCAAGGTGTTCGGCGGGGCGGCGGTGCTGCGCGGGTTCACCACGGTGAATGTGGGGCAGAAGAACAGCGAGTTCGTGCTGGAATATCTGCACAACGAACGCATCCGCGTGGTGGCCCAGGACCTGAAGGATCTGTATCCCCGCAAGGTCTATTATTGGCCCACCACTGGGCGGGTTCTGGTGCGCAAACTCAAGAGCGTGCACAACAACACCATCATCGAACGGGAAAAGGACTATGGACAGCGCTTGCAGTCCTCTTCCATCGCCGGAGACGTGGAACTGTTCACGTGA
- a CDS encoding chemotaxis protein CheR, whose amino-acid sequence MAEAQSREREFEFAKRDFEEVRKMIYDHAGIALSDAKEDMVYSRLARRLRATGIRSFREYLAFLRAGHEEEWEAFVNSLTTNLTDFFREAHHFHILKDFLKTRRDRPITIWCSASSTGEEPYSIAMTAVEALGGFHAPVKVLASDLDTNVLKKGREGVYPLDRLKKLSESQQRQFFLKGTGDNAGMARAKPELRTMVDYFQLNLLDARYPIRDPLDAIFCRNVMIYFDKPTQYTILKRMKPLLKPDGLLFVGHSEALYHATDLFHLRGQTVYEHAEMRGGGQ is encoded by the coding sequence ATGGCCGAAGCCCAGAGCAGGGAAAGGGAGTTCGAGTTTGCCAAGCGGGATTTCGAGGAAGTCCGCAAGATGATCTATGACCATGCCGGCATCGCCCTCTCCGATGCCAAGGAGGACATGGTTTACAGCCGCCTGGCCCGGCGCCTGCGGGCCACGGGCATCCGTTCCTTCCGCGAATACCTCGCCTTCCTGCGCGCCGGTCATGAGGAGGAGTGGGAGGCCTTCGTCAATTCCCTCACCACCAACCTGACGGACTTCTTTCGCGAGGCACATCACTTCCACATCCTCAAGGATTTCCTCAAGACCCGGAGAGACCGGCCCATCACCATCTGGTGTTCCGCTTCCAGCACGGGGGAAGAACCCTATTCCATCGCCATGACGGCGGTGGAGGCCCTGGGGGGGTTCCATGCGCCCGTGAAGGTCCTGGCATCGGACCTGGACACCAATGTGCTCAAGAAGGGACGGGAAGGCGTCTATCCCCTGGACCGCCTGAAAAAGCTGAGCGAGTCCCAGCAAAGGCAGTTCTTCCTGAAGGGCACCGGCGACAATGCGGGCATGGCCCGGGCCAAGCCGGAGCTGCGCACCATGGTGGACTATTTCCAGCTGAACCTGCTGGATGCCCGCTATCCCATACGGGATCCGCTGGACGCCATTTTCTGCCGCAACGTCATGATCTACTTCGACAAGCCCACTCAGTACACCATCCTCAAGCGCATGAAGCCCTTGCTGAAGCCGGATGGCCTGTTGTTCGTGGGCCATTCCGAGGCGCTGTACCACGCCACGGACTTGTTCCACCTGCGGGGACAGACCGTGTACGAGCATGCCGAGATGCGAGGGGGAGGCCAGTGA